One part of the Oncorhynchus clarkii lewisi isolate Uvic-CL-2024 chromosome 7, UVic_Ocla_1.0, whole genome shotgun sequence genome encodes these proteins:
- the LOC139413610 gene encoding ras-related protein Rab-5B-like has translation MAGRPSRPSGQPQSSKVSQFKLVLLGETSVGKSSLLLQFVKGQYQDFGESTIGAAFLTQMVSVDSAMVKFEIWDTAGQERYHSLAPMYYRGAQAAIVVYDITNTETFVRAKAWVSELQKQASTNMVIALAGNKADWSANRAVEYTDGQGYAADNSLLFMETSAKTAMNVNNLFLAIAKKLPKSEPLGGVAGSAGVRGGPPVDLRQPTQTSPAQCCGN, from the exons ATGGCAGGGCGCCCATCCCGACCCAGTGGCCAGCCCCAGTCCAGTAAGGTGAGCCAGTTTAAATTGGTTCTACTGGGGGAGACATCAGTGGGGAAGTCCAGCCTGCTGCTGCAGTTTGTCAAAGGCCAGTACCAGGACTTCGGGGAGAGCACCATTGGGG CGGCCTTTTTGACTCAGATGGTGAGTGTGGACAGTGCCATGGTGAAGTTTGAGATCTGGGACACGGCTGGTCAGGAACGCTACCACAGCCTGGCACCTATGTACTACAGAGGAGCTCAGGCAGCCATAGTGGTCTATGACATTACCAACACA GAGACCTTTGTACGAGCCAAAGCCTGGGTGAGCGAGCTCCAGAAACAGGCCAGTACAAACATGGTGATAGCCTTAGCGGGCAACAAAGCCGATTGGTCTGCTAACAGAGCGGTGGAGTATACG GATGGTCAGGGTTATGCTGCTGACAACAGTCTTCTCTTCATGGAGACCTCTGCCAAGACAGCCATGAATGTCAACAACCTCTTCCTGGCCATAG CCAAGAAACTGCCCAAGAGTGAGCCACTGGGTGGAGTAGCTGGCAGTGCTGGGGTTCGAGGAGGACCTCCAGTGGACCTCAGACAGCCTACCCAGACCAGCCCTGCCCAGTGCTGTGGAAACTGA